A single genomic interval of Falco naumanni isolate bFalNau1 chromosome 11, bFalNau1.pat, whole genome shotgun sequence harbors:
- the RABGGTB gene encoding geranylgeranyl transferase type-2 subunit beta, whose amino-acid sequence MGTSQKDVIIKPDAPNTLLSEKHADYIASYGTKKDDYEYCMSEYLRMSGVYWGLTAMDLMGQLHRMNKEEILSFIRSCQHECGGVSASIGHDPHLLYTLSAIQILTLYDSLHVVDVNKIVEYIQNLQQEDGSFAGDKWGEIDTRFSFCAAATLALLGRLDAIDVGKAVEFVLSCMNFDGGFGCRPGSESHAGQIYCCTGFLAITDQLHQVNVDLLGWWLCERQLPSGGLNGRPEKLPDVCYSWWVLASLKMIGRLHWIDREKLRCFILACQDEETGGFADRPGDMVDPFHTLFGIAGLSLLGEEQIKAVNPVFCMPEDVLRRINVQPELVS is encoded by the exons ATG GGGACGTCGCAAAAGGATGTTATAATAAAACCTGACGCCCCGAACACGTTACTTTCGGAGAAGCACGCGGACTATATCGCTTCGTATGGAACGAAGAAAGATGATTAC GAATACTGTATGTCGGAATATTTGAGGATGAGTGGTGTGTACTGGGGGCTGACAGCAATGGATCTCATGGGGCAGCTGCACCGAatgaacaaagaagaaattctgtCATTCATCAGATCATGTCAACATGAATGTGGTGGAGTAAGTGCCAGCATAGGTCATGATCCTCATCTTCTGTATACCCTCAGTGCCATCCAG ATTCTTACCTTATATGATAGTCTCCATGTTGTTgatgtaaataaaattgttgAATATATACAGAACTTGCAACAAGAAGATGGATCATTTGCTGGAGACAAATGGG GAGAAATAGATACAAGGTTCtccttctgtgctgcagcaacTCTTGCGCTTCTG GGAAGACTGGATGCTATTGATGTGGGGAAAGCAGTAGAATTCGTTTTGTCCTGTATGAACTTTGATGGAGGATTTGGTTGTAGACCGGGTTCCGAATCACATGCAGGGCAG ATCTATTGTTGCACAGGATTTCTGGCTATAACCGACCAGTTGCATCAAGTAAATGTTGACTTGCTGGGTTGGTGGCTTTGTGAACGCCAGTTACCTTCTGGAGGTCTCAACGGACGACCAGAGAAG TTACCTGATGTATGTTACTCATGGTGGGTGCTAGCATCTTTGAAGATGATTGGCAGGTTACATTGGATTGACAGAGAGAAACTGCGCTGCTTTATTTTGGCTTGCCAGGATGAGGAGACTGGAGGGTTTGCTGACAGACCAGGAGATATG gtgGATCCATTTCACACCTTATTTGGAATTGCTGGACTATCTTTATTAGGAGAAGAACAGATTAAGGCCGTCAATCCTGTCTTTTGTATGCCTGAAGATGTCCTTCGAAGAATAAATGTACAGCCTGAGCTTGTGAGCTAA